The Pseudorhodobacter turbinis genome contains a region encoding:
- the xdhC gene encoding xanthine dehydrogenase accessory protein XdhC → MFDLDTLRSAVAAHGAVARVVIAEVAGSSPRETGAAMLVWAGGQSGTIGGGALEWQATSRASAMLETDKQQQLDVEPLGPKLGQCCGGMVTLLTETFDAATLAALPDDIFARPVSAKDMPLAVSRLLAQARSQGVPPPSGMVQGWMVEPVAKPARQIWIWGAGHVGRAIVDVLAPLPDLAITWVDVDAARFPDRIPEGVTTIPTAQPAVLAAHAPTGAEHLILTYSHALDLALCHATLTRGFARCGLIGSKTKWARFRARLTALGHSPAAITRIDCPIGDPALGKHPQMIAIGVASSLLKYKQHASRQENAG, encoded by the coding sequence ATGTTTGATCTGGACACGCTCCGGTCTGCGGTGGCGGCGCATGGCGCTGTGGCGCGCGTGGTGATCGCAGAGGTTGCCGGATCATCGCCACGCGAAACAGGGGCTGCGATGTTGGTTTGGGCAGGTGGCCAATCAGGCACCATCGGGGGCGGCGCGCTGGAATGGCAGGCCACAAGCCGCGCCAGCGCCATGCTGGAAACCGATAAGCAGCAGCAGTTAGACGTTGAGCCGCTTGGTCCCAAGCTGGGCCAATGCTGTGGCGGTATGGTGACATTGCTGACCGAAACTTTCGACGCGGCCACCCTTGCCGCGCTGCCCGATGACATCTTTGCCCGCCCCGTATCGGCCAAAGACATGCCCCTCGCGGTATCGCGGCTGCTGGCGCAGGCCCGCAGCCAAGGAGTGCCCCCCCCCTCTGGCATGGTGCAAGGCTGGATGGTGGAACCGGTCGCCAAACCCGCCCGCCAAATCTGGATCTGGGGGGCGGGGCATGTGGGGCGCGCGATTGTAGACGTACTTGCGCCCCTGCCCGATCTGGCGATCACTTGGGTTGATGTGGATGCCGCACGCTTTCCCGACCGGATCCCCGAAGGCGTCACCACAATCCCCACAGCCCAACCCGCCGTTCTGGCCGCCCATGCGCCAACAGGGGCCGAGCATCTGATCCTGACCTATTCGCACGCGCTGGACCTCGCGCTTTGCCATGCCACGCTGACACGCGGTTTTGCGCGCTGTGGGTTGATTGGGTCCAAAACCAAATGGGCGCGTTTTCGGGCACGGCTGACGGCCCTTGGCCATAGCCCTGCCGCAATTACCCGTATTGATTGCCCAATTGGCGATCCAGCCCTTGGAAAACACCCCCAGATGATTGCCATCGGGGTCGCCTCTAGCCTATTGAAGTATAAACAACACGCGTCACGACAGGAGAACGCGGGATGA
- a CDS encoding ABC transporter ATP-binding protein, whose amino-acid sequence MTTGTELLRIEAVTKAYPGVVANDDVSFSIAKGEIHALLGENGAGKSTLVKMIYGLIKPDSGAMRLHGQAYAPSQPSAARTAGVAMVFQHFSLFEALNVAENVALGMENPPPMRELAARIKSVSEEYGLPLDPARMVGDLSAGERQRVEIVRCLLQDPKLLIMDEPTSVLTPQEVEILFQTLRQLAAEGTAILYISHKLEEIRALCDEATVLRRGKVVGTCTPREVSANEMAELMVGAVLTPPARAARRDWGDATPALEVTRLSASSPIPFGTSLKEISFAVQRGEVLGIAGVAGNGQDELLLALSGELRSAPGMVKHKGTPIGDTGPNERRAMGFVAAPEDRLGHAAAPDMSLVENALLSGAVRKGLTRNGFIDWSATKAWAAEIVAQYDVRTPGTWVAARALSGGNLQKFLMGRELSQAPEVVIINQPTWGVDAAAAAFIRQEILNRASDGAAVVVISQDLDDLLEVSDRFAALNEGRLTPPRPTEGLTVEEIGLMMGGAHGMEVAHHG is encoded by the coding sequence ATGACAACAGGGACCGAACTTTTACGCATTGAAGCCGTGACCAAGGCCTATCCGGGCGTGGTTGCCAATGATGATGTGTCTTTCTCTATCGCGAAGGGAGAAATCCACGCGCTGCTGGGCGAAAACGGCGCGGGCAAATCCACGCTGGTCAAGATGATCTACGGGCTGATAAAGCCTGACAGCGGCGCCATGCGGCTGCACGGGCAGGCCTATGCGCCGTCGCAGCCCAGTGCGGCGCGCACCGCCGGTGTCGCGATGGTGTTCCAGCATTTCAGCCTGTTCGAGGCCTTGAATGTGGCCGAAAACGTGGCCCTTGGCATGGAAAACCCGCCGCCCATGCGTGAGCTGGCCGCCCGCATCAAATCGGTATCCGAGGAATACGGCCTGCCGCTGGACCCCGCGCGCATGGTCGGTGATCTTTCCGCAGGCGAACGCCAACGGGTCGAGATTGTGCGCTGTCTGCTCCAAGACCCCAAGCTGTTGATCATGGATGAACCCACCTCGGTTCTGACCCCGCAAGAGGTTGAAATCCTGTTCCAGACGCTGCGCCAACTGGCAGCCGAGGGCACCGCGATCCTTTATATCAGCCACAAGCTGGAAGAAATCCGCGCCCTTTGCGATGAAGCAACGGTCTTGCGGCGCGGCAAGGTTGTGGGCACCTGCACCCCGCGCGAAGTCTCGGCAAACGAGATGGCAGAGCTGATGGTCGGCGCAGTCCTTACCCCCCCTGCCCGTGCAGCGCGCCGCGATTGGGGCGATGCCACCCCCGCACTGGAAGTGACCCGCCTAAGCGCATCTTCTCCCATCCCCTTTGGCACCTCGCTCAAAGAGATCAGCTTTGCGGTGCAGCGCGGTGAGGTTTTGGGCATCGCAGGCGTTGCGGGCAATGGGCAGGATGAATTGCTCTTGGCGCTTTCGGGCGAATTGCGCAGCGCGCCGGGCATGGTGAAACACAAAGGCACACCGATTGGCGATACAGGCCCGAATGAGCGCCGCGCCATGGGCTTTGTCGCCGCCCCCGAGGACCGCCTTGGCCATGCCGCCGCCCCGGATATGAGCCTTGTGGAAAATGCGCTTTTGTCGGGCGCCGTGCGCAAGGGGCTGACCCGCAACGGCTTTATCGACTGGAGCGCGACAAAGGCTTGGGCCGCAGAGATTGTCGCGCAATATGATGTGCGCACCCCCGGCACTTGGGTCGCGGCCCGCGCGCTTTCGGGCGGGAATTTGCAAAAATTCCTGATGGGCCGCGAACTTAGTCAAGCCCCCGAAGTGGTCATTATCAACCAGCCCACTTGGGGCGTTGATGCCGCCGCCGCCGCCTTTATCCGCCAAGAGATTTTGAACCGCGCAAGCGATGGCGCAGCCGTGGTCGTGATTTCCCAAGACCTTGATGACTTGCTGGAGGTCTCTGACCGTTTCGCCGCATTGAACGAGGGCCGTTTGACCCCGCCGCGCCCGACCGAAGGGCTAACGGTCGAAGAAATCGGCCTGATGATGGGCGGCGCACATGGGATGGAGGTGGCCCACCATGGCTAA
- a CDS encoding ABC transporter permease: MFTLEKRPSPSQFWTWATPVLAVALTMLAGGGLFALLGKNPVDAIRTIFWDPLFGEFAFYLRGQLLVKAGPLILIAVGLSLGFRAGIWNIGAEGQYIMGAVFGAGVGLAMYPTESRWIFPVMIAAGAFGGWLWAMIPAILKTRFNTNEILVSLMLVYVAQTILSKAATGFLRNPEGMGFPGSRNFSSFPAARNTELIAGSGMHWGVVAAFITVIAAYVLLQRHILGFQIKLAGQAPRAARFAGVAPTRLVVMCLGISGALAGLAGMFEVTGPAGQITIDFASGYGFTAIIVAFLGRLNPLGILLAGLVMALTYVGGEMASTNLGLPSAAIQAFQGMLLFFLLAVDLLSNYRIRFFKGRAA, from the coding sequence ATGTTCACGCTTGAAAAACGCCCATCGCCGTCGCAATTCTGGACATGGGCCACGCCGGTTCTGGCGGTCGCGCTGACCATGTTGGCGGGGGGCGGGCTATTCGCCCTTTTGGGGAAAAATCCGGTTGATGCCATTCGCACCATCTTCTGGGATCCGCTCTTTGGCGAATTCGCCTTTTATTTGCGGGGGCAGTTGCTGGTAAAGGCCGGGCCGCTGATCTTGATCGCCGTGGGCCTAAGCCTCGGGTTTCGGGCCGGCATCTGGAATATCGGGGCCGAGGGGCAATATATCATGGGGGCTGTCTTTGGCGCCGGTGTCGGCCTTGCGATGTACCCGACCGAAAGCCGCTGGATCTTTCCGGTGATGATCGCGGCCGGCGCGTTTGGCGGCTGGCTTTGGGCAATGATCCCCGCGATTTTGAAAACCCGTTTCAACACCAACGAGATTTTGGTGTCCCTGATGCTGGTCTATGTGGCGCAGACCATTCTGTCCAAGGCCGCCACCGGATTTCTGCGCAATCCCGAAGGCATGGGCTTTCCCGGCAGCCGCAATTTCTCCAGCTTTCCTGCCGCCCGCAACACCGAGCTGATTGCAGGATCGGGGATGCATTGGGGCGTGGTTGCGGCCTTTATCACCGTGATCGCGGCCTATGTATTGTTGCAACGTCATATCCTTGGGTTCCAGATCAAGCTGGCGGGGCAAGCGCCGCGCGCCGCCCGTTTTGCCGGTGTCGCCCCGACCCGTCTGGTGGTTATGTGCCTTGGGATTTCGGGCGCATTGGCAGGCCTTGCCGGCATGTTTGAGGTCACCGGCCCTGCGGGGCAGATCACCATCGACTTCGCCTCTGGCTACGGGTTCACCGCGATCATCGTGGCCTTTCTGGGCCGGTTAAACCCCTTGGGGATCTTGCTGGCGGGATTGGTTATGGCCCTGACCTATGTGGGCGGTGAGATGGCATCAACCAACCTTGGCCTGCCATCGGCCGCAATACAGGCGTTTCAGGGGATGCTTTTGTTTTTCCTCTTGGCGGTGGATCTGCTGTCAAATTACCGTATCCGCTTTTTCAAGGGGAGGGCCGCCTGA
- a CDS encoding ABC transporter permease: protein MDLSSINPAVLIASLMVAAVPIMLAAIGELVVEKAGVLNLGVEGMMIIGAISGFITAVETGSPFLGFVGGALGAAALSLIFALLTQVLQANQVATGLAMTLFGLGLSSLMGQGYVGIKPPATGMVPFGPLADIPVLGRVMFRHDPMVYVSIGFIAAVWATLKFTRMGLIIRAVGESHDAAHALGYKVTRIRVLAILFGGAMAGLGGAYLSLIRVPQWTDGVTAGAGWIALAIVVFASWRPWRVLIGAYLFGGISVLQLNLQVANVPIPPEYLSMSPYVITIIVLVIMSSGRGRAALNAPAALGQNFHAAR from the coding sequence ATGGACCTGAGCAGTATCAACCCCGCCGTTCTGATCGCCTCGCTTATGGTAGCGGCGGTGCCGATCATGTTGGCCGCGATTGGCGAACTGGTGGTCGAAAAAGCCGGCGTTCTGAACCTTGGTGTCGAGGGGATGATGATCATCGGCGCCATCAGCGGGTTCATCACCGCGGTGGAAACCGGAAGCCCGTTTTTGGGGTTTGTTGGCGGGGCCTTGGGCGCAGCGGCGCTTAGCCTGATATTCGCCCTGCTGACCCAAGTGTTGCAGGCCAATCAGGTGGCGACGGGCCTTGCGATGACCCTGTTCGGTTTGGGATTGTCCAGCCTGATGGGCCAAGGCTATGTCGGGATCAAGCCGCCTGCCACTGGGATGGTGCCCTTCGGGCCGCTGGCCGATATTCCGGTGCTGGGACGGGTGATGTTTCGCCATGATCCGATGGTTTACGTGTCCATCGGGTTCATCGCGGCGGTCTGGGCCACGCTTAAATTCACCCGCATGGGCTTGATCATCCGCGCAGTGGGCGAAAGCCATGATGCCGCCCATGCGCTGGGGTATAAGGTCACCCGCATCCGCGTTCTGGCGATTTTATTCGGGGGCGCCATGGCCGGGCTTGGTGGTGCCTATCTAAGCCTGATCCGCGTGCCGCAATGGACCGATGGCGTCACGGCGGGTGCCGGCTGGATTGCGCTGGCGATTGTGGTTTTTGCAAGCTGGCGGCCATGGCGCGTGCTGATCGGTGCCTATCTTTTTGGCGGAATTTCGGTACTACAGCTGAATTTACAGGTTGCGAACGTTCCGATCCCGCCGGAATACTTGTCGATGTCGCCCTATGTGATAACGATCATCGTACTGGTGATCATGTCATCGGGTCGGGGCCGGGCCGCACTGAATGCGCCCGCCGCCTTGGGCCAGAATTTCCACGCCGCGCGCTGA
- a CDS encoding BMP family ABC transporter substrate-binding protein has translation MNRRTLMASAALGMTLAFGGAAHAEAMDKVKACFVYVGPVGDGGWTYQHDQGRLALQAEFGDKVDASTYQENVPEGADSARVLTQMALGGCNIIFTTSFGFMDATNEVAAKFPNVKFEHATGFKRDHENVSSYNARFYEGRSVQGVMAGMMTKSNKIGYIGSFPIPEVVMGINAYYIAAKEVNPDVELSVVWAYTWFDPAKEADAAKAMIEQGVDVIAAHTDSTAPLAEAAKTPGVVGFGQASDMEAYKPSPRVSSIIDNWAPYYIERVGQLLDGTYEQANTWAGIKDGEVEIGEITDAVPAEVKAAAEKMRDDIAAGTHHPFTGPLNKKDGTVWLAEGETAPDGDLLGMNFFVEGISADIPQ, from the coding sequence ATGAACCGTAGAACTTTGATGGCAAGTGCCGCACTTGGCATGACGCTGGCCTTTGGTGGCGCGGCCCACGCCGAAGCGATGGACAAGGTAAAGGCCTGTTTCGTCTATGTCGGCCCCGTGGGCGATGGTGGCTGGACCTATCAGCACGACCAAGGCCGTCTGGCCCTGCAAGCCGAATTCGGCGATAAGGTGGACGCCAGCACCTATCAGGAAAACGTGCCCGAGGGTGCCGATTCCGCCCGCGTGCTGACGCAGATGGCGCTTGGCGGCTGTAACATCATCTTCACCACCTCTTTCGGCTTTATGGATGCAACCAACGAGGTTGCCGCCAAATTCCCGAATGTGAAGTTTGAACATGCCACCGGCTTCAAGCGTGACCATGAAAACGTATCCTCCTACAACGCGCGTTTCTATGAAGGGCGCTCGGTGCAGGGCGTGATGGCGGGTATGATGACCAAGTCGAACAAGATCGGCTACATCGGCTCTTTCCCGATCCCCGAGGTCGTGATGGGCATCAACGCCTATTACATTGCCGCCAAAGAGGTGAACCCCGATGTCGAGCTGTCGGTGGTTTGGGCCTATACATGGTTTGATCCCGCCAAAGAGGCAGACGCCGCCAAAGCCATGATCGAGCAAGGCGTCGACGTAATCGCCGCCCATACCGATTCCACCGCCCCCTTGGCCGAAGCGGCCAAAACCCCCGGTGTCGTCGGCTTTGGTCAGGCCTCGGATATGGAAGCCTATAAGCCAAGCCCGCGTGTCTCCTCGATCATCGACAACTGGGCGCCCTATTATATCGAGCGGGTCGGTCAGTTGCTGGATGGCACCTATGAGCAAGCCAATACTTGGGCCGGCATCAAAGACGGCGAAGTGGAAATCGGTGAGATCACCGACGCCGTGCCCGCCGAAGTCAAAGCCGCCGCCGAAAAAATGCGCGATGATATCGCCGCTGGCACGCATCACCCCTTCACCGGGCCGCTTAACAAGAAAGACGGTACTGTCTGGTTGGCAGAGGGTGAAACCGCTCCCGATGGCGATCTGCTTGGCATGAACTTCTTTGTCGAAGGTATCTCGGCAGATATTCCGCAGTAA
- a CDS encoding NAD(P)/FAD-dependent oxidoreductase — translation MEYDFLIIGGGIAGISCAARLAGRGTILVLEAEDALAHHASGRSAALYEPRYGLAPVVALSLASGTYFHETKDVLAPRGMMIVGKAEERAAFEADATSMDLSPVSFDAAQAIVPILNPETVAHVAVADHAWDIDTDLLLQGFAREARTAGAQILTKAPVTAIARDGAGWRVTSAKGDFTARILINASGPWADVVAGMAGVNPLGFTPLRRSMARIPAPGGHDVSRWPMIFGAGETWYSKPDAGALIVSPAEEEPSVPHDAFADDMVLAEGLARYEEMVTEPVTRLLANWAGLRTFAPDRVPVIGFDANVPGFFWLAGQGGYGFQSAPAASQLAADLLTGTPSEIDRDIITSLRPGRFS, via the coding sequence ATGGAATACGATTTTTTGATCATAGGCGGCGGCATCGCCGGAATTTCTTGTGCAGCCAGATTGGCGGGCCGAGGCACGATTTTGGTGTTGGAGGCCGAGGACGCCTTGGCGCATCATGCCTCTGGCAGATCCGCAGCCCTCTATGAGCCGCGCTACGGCTTGGCCCCTGTGGTTGCGCTCTCACTCGCCTCGGGGACTTATTTCCACGAAACCAAGGATGTGCTGGCCCCGCGTGGGATGATGATCGTCGGCAAGGCCGAAGAGCGCGCCGCGTTTGAGGCCGATGCCACAAGCATGGACCTGTCGCCGGTGTCCTTTGACGCGGCGCAGGCGATTGTCCCGATCCTGAACCCCGAAACGGTGGCCCATGTGGCTGTGGCCGATCACGCGTGGGATATCGATACCGACCTTTTGCTGCAAGGTTTCGCCCGTGAGGCCCGCACCGCCGGGGCGCAGATCCTGACCAAAGCGCCTGTGACCGCGATTGCGCGGGACGGTGCCGGTTGGCGTGTCACCTCTGCCAAGGGCGATTTCACGGCGCGGATTTTGATCAACGCCTCTGGCCCTTGGGCCGATGTGGTGGCGGGCATGGCGGGGGTTAACCCCTTGGGCTTTACCCCGCTGCGCCGGTCCATGGCGCGCATCCCGGCCCCCGGCGGCCATGATGTCAGCCGCTGGCCGATGATCTTTGGCGCGGGGGAAACATGGTACTCCAAGCCCGATGCCGGCGCGCTGATCGTCTCACCGGCCGAGGAAGAGCCGAGCGTGCCGCATGATGCCTTTGCCGATGACATGGTCCTGGCCGAGGGCCTCGCGCGGTATGAGGAAATGGTGACAGAACCTGTCACCCGCCTTTTGGCGAATTGGGCGGGCCTGCGCACATTTGCGCCCGACCGCGTGCCCGTCATCGGTTTTGACGCCAATGTGCCGGGGTTTTTCTGGCTTGCGGGCCAAGGGGGTTACGGGTTCCAATCAGCCCCCGCCGCCTCCCAGTTGGCTGCCGATTTGCTTACTGGCACCCCCAGCGAAATCGACCGGGACATCATCACCTCGCTCCGGCCCGGCCGCTTTAGCTGA
- a CDS encoding carboxymuconolactone decarboxylase family protein — translation MDWKSKNAEMRDHLRVMNKAIPEVTKGFGALSKAAKEAKVLDVKTLEFVALGIAIADRCEACIGLHVEALAKAGGTREELGDVLGMAVQMGGGPSLMYAAKALAAWDDLTDD, via the coding sequence ATGGATTGGAAATCGAAAAACGCCGAGATGCGTGATCATCTGCGGGTGATGAATAAAGCTATCCCCGAGGTAACAAAGGGCTTTGGTGCCTTGTCCAAAGCGGCGAAAGAGGCGAAAGTTCTTGACGTCAAAACGCTGGAATTCGTGGCCCTCGGGATTGCGATTGCGGACCGTTGCGAGGCCTGCATCGGGCTCCACGTCGAAGCACTAGCCAAAGCCGGCGGCACGCGGGAGGAATTGGGCGATGTGCTGGGCATGGCCGTGCAAATGGGTGGCGGGCCATCCCTGATGTATGCGGCCAAGGCGCTGGCGGCATGGGATGATCTCACGGACGACTGA
- a CDS encoding GH25 family lysozyme: MTLFLAACGGGQPTPTTGFTANSARFGDADPHDWDGRAPETYAVHGIDASRWQGQIDWPKAKANGVSFAFFKATEGGDLVDPVFDTYWRSAGRAGVPRGAYHYLLL; encoded by the coding sequence TTGACCCTGTTCTTGGCCGCTTGCGGGGGTGGGCAGCCCACACCGACGACCGGCTTCACCGCAAACTCCGCCCGTTTTGGTGATGCCGATCCGCATGACTGGGACGGACGCGCCCCTGAAACCTATGCCGTGCATGGGATCGATGCCTCACGCTGGCAGGGACAGATCGACTGGCCAAAGGCAAAAGCCAACGGGGTATCCTTTGCGTTTTTCAAAGCGACAGAGGGCGGCGATCTTGTTGACCCTGTGTTTGACACTTACTGGCGCAGCGCGGGCCGTGCCGGGGTGCCGCGCGGGGCCTATCACTATTTATTATTATGA
- a CDS encoding DUF1353 domain-containing protein: MSQYTDLNSWYTPDGDYSYLTIKPITWEVGKLGSGLIIEIPVGYRFDVSVPWYGRWFVDPTDKRVLKAACLHDYTLEILKWDRVTAGGVFSEALRADKVSKFKRFIMVLAVSFFKFR, encoded by the coding sequence ATGTCACAATACACTGATCTTAATAGCTGGTACACGCCAGACGGTGATTATTCCTATCTTACAATCAAGCCCATTACTTGGGAAGTCGGCAAGCTTGGTTCCGGTTTAATAATTGAAATTCCCGTTGGCTACAGGTTTGATGTGAGTGTGCCTTGGTACGGTCGTTGGTTTGTAGACCCTACGGACAAGAGAGTTTTGAAGGCAGCTTGCCTACACGACTACACGCTGGAGATACTCAAGTGGGATCGCGTCACGGCTGGTGGGGTCTTCAGTGAAGCACTTCGCGCCGATAAGGTGAGCAAGTTCAAACGGTTTATAATGGTTCTGGCGGTGTCGTTCTTCAAGTTCCGGTAG